The genomic interval GATTCAAGACGCTTACAAAACGCCTGATAGAAACACTCCGTCTGGACGCCATTCCGATGAAGCCGAAGAGCATCGCCGCAAAAAAGGCCCTGCGCGCCCTGAAAAACAATCGTATGCTCTGGGTCGCGCTGGACCAGAGCACCCGGGAGGGCGCCATGGGTGTGGAATTTTTCGGCGTCAAGACCGCAACGTCACAGGGTCCGGCGGTGCTCGCCATGAAAACAAACTCGGTGATCCTGCCCATGTGTATGCGGCGCAACGGATTTCTCGACCACACCTTGATCGTTCGAGAACCGCTCGAGCTTCCCGCCACAACAATAGACAGTAAAATCATCTATTCAAACCTGTTGATGATGAACGGCCTGATAGAGAAGGAGATACTGTTAAATCCGGAAGAATGGTGGTGGTTTCATCGTCGCTGGAAGCGCGCGCATTTGTACGCTCAGGAAAACAACGAATCGGATCCCGTCGAGTCGGACATTGAGATCGAACTTCCACGGACTGCTTCCAGAGACGGGATTTAGTTTTCGTACATTTTTCAAACAGATATATACAATAGACAATAGTACTTCCATGAAAGGCCCGATAAAAAACAAGAAGCTGAAATATTTCGTCAGAAAATTCATCTCATGGCCCGTAAAGCCCGGTTTTCACCTGCTTCTGATGTGCCCTGAATGGACCATCAGGGCGATGTCGGTGATACTCTCCTGGGGTTTCGCGACGTTCGGTTTTCCCTGGAAAAGAACGTCGATGAGGAACCTTCGCCTTGTGTACGGCGATACCAGGAGCGATGACGAACTGAAGCAAATCGCCAAAACAAGCATGAAAAATCTGGTAATTATCATGCACGAGGCGGTTCTCTATTTTCAAAACCCGCCGTTCTACGGCTGGTCCTCGAAAATCGAGGGGGAACATCACCTGAAACAAGCCCTTGCCGAGGGCCGGGGTGTTCTCGGACTGGGCAGCCACCTGGGAAATTTCATCTTCTTGATGTGCGTGCTCTCCCAGCGGGGCTATCCCATTTACTTCATCTATAAAGAACCCAAGGACAAGGATTTCAAGGAAATCTCACAGTGGGTGATGAACAGCATCAAGCTGAACCTGATTCCCCTCAAGCCGAGGAGCGTTGCGACAAAACGGTCCTTTTCCGTCCTGAAAAAGAAGGACCTCCTGTGGCTGGCCATCGATCAGAATGTCCGGGAGGGGGAAATGGGCGTTGAGCTCTTCGGCGTGAAAACATCCACGGCCAAGGGGCCCGCCATTCTCGCCTCGCGAACCGGCGCTGTGGTGCTTCCGATGTACGTGAAGAGGGACGGCTGGCTGATGCATACGGTTGTCATTAAGGAGCCGATACCGCTTGTCGACACCGGGGACAGGGAAAAAGACCTGTCTGTCAACCTGAAGCGATTCAACTCCGAAATCGAGTCTCAGATTCTCGAGAACCCCCGGGAGTGGTGGTGGTTTCATCGCCGCTGGAAGAGATCACACAGATACGAGCAGTCTCCCGAGGCGGAGCGTCGATTGAAACAGCTCCATTTAATGTAACACATGTTTTG from Candidatus Zymogenaceae bacterium carries:
- a CDS encoding lysophospholipid acyltransferase family protein; amino-acid sequence: MKGPIKNKKLKYFVRKFISWPVKPGFHLLLMCPEWTIRAMSVILSWGFATFGFPWKRTSMRNLRLVYGDTRSDDELKQIAKTSMKNLVIIMHEAVLYFQNPPFYGWSSKIEGEHHLKQALAEGRGVLGLGSHLGNFIFLMCVLSQRGYPIYFIYKEPKDKDFKEISQWVMNSIKLNLIPLKPRSVATKRSFSVLKKKDLLWLAIDQNVREGEMGVELFGVKTSTAKGPAILASRTGAVVLPMYVKRDGWLMHTVVIKEPIPLVDTGDREKDLSVNLKRFNSEIESQILENPREWWWFHRRWKRSHRYEQSPEAERRLKQLHLM